From Chryseobacterium joostei, the proteins below share one genomic window:
- the rpmB gene encoding 50S ribosomal protein L28 — MSRICQITGKRAMVGNNVSHANNKTKRRFEINLLEKKFYLPEQDKHVTLKVSAHGLRVINKIGIEEAIERATRNGLIKKN; from the coding sequence ATGTCAAGAATTTGCCAAATAACAGGAAAGCGTGCAATGGTTGGTAACAACGTTTCTCACGCTAATAACAAAACGAAGCGTCGTTTTGAAATTAACTTATTAGAGAAGAAGTTTTACCTTCCGGAGCAAGATAAGCACGTAACACTGAAAGTATCAGCTCATGGATTGAGAGTGATTAACAAGATTGGAATCGAGGAAGCTATTGAAAGAGCTACTAGAAACGGATTGATTAAAAAGAATTAA
- the rpmG gene encoding 50S ribosomal protein L33, with amino-acid sequence MAKKGNRVQVILECTEHKESGMPGMSRYISTKNKKNTTERLELKKYNPVLKRSTLHKEIK; translated from the coding sequence ATGGCAAAAAAAGGAAATAGAGTTCAAGTAATCCTTGAATGTACAGAGCACAAAGAAAGTGGTATGCCAGGAATGTCTAGATACATTTCTACAAAAAACAAAAAGAACACTACAGAGAGATTGGAATTGAAAAAATACAATCCTGTTCTTAAGAGATCTACCCTTCACAAAGAAATCAAGTAA
- a CDS encoding DUF4295 domain-containing protein — MAKKVVATLQSGQSKKMTKVVKMVKSSKSGAYVFEEKVMNADEVDGYLKK, encoded by the coding sequence ATGGCAAAGAAAGTAGTAGCAACCCTACAAAGCGGTCAGTCTAAAAAGATGACTAAAGTGGTGAAAATGGTTAAGTCTTCTAAATCAGGAGCTTACGTTTTCGAAGAAAAAGTAATGAATGCTGATGAAGTAGATGGTTATTTGAAAAAATAA
- a CDS encoding RidA family protein, whose amino-acid sequence MKKILILACTVIFLFSYSQETMNTIEYKSSSKVFNIQGLSQSVSIDCGSSKMILLSGQVPLDSAGNLVGNNVEEQTQQIFNNIENILKEYGGTGKDIVKLVIFITDISKTPGFRKIRDKHVNIQNPPVSSLVEISKLFRNDVLIEVEATAVIKNKR is encoded by the coding sequence ATGAAAAAAATTCTAATTCTGGCATGTACGGTAATTTTTCTATTTTCATATAGTCAGGAAACAATGAATACTATAGAATATAAAAGTTCTTCAAAAGTTTTCAACATTCAGGGATTATCACAATCGGTAAGTATTGATTGTGGAAGTTCCAAAATGATTTTATTATCTGGGCAGGTTCCCTTGGATTCAGCGGGAAATCTGGTGGGAAATAATGTAGAGGAACAGACACAGCAGATTTTCAATAATATTGAAAACATTCTGAAAGAATATGGAGGCACAGGAAAGGACATTGTAAAACTGGTAATCTTCATCACAGACATATCAAAAACCCCTGGTTTCAGAAAAATAAGGGACAAGCATGTCAATATCCAAAACCCTCCTGTAAGCAGCCTTGTAGAGATAAGCAAGCTTTTCAGGAATGATGTACTGATAGAGGTAGAGGCCACAGCAGTGATTAAAAACAAAAGATAA
- the ftsY gene encoding signal recognition particle-docking protein FtsY, translated as MSWFKNIFKKEEKETLDKGLEKSSQGFFEKMTKAVVGKSKVDDEVLDDLEEILIASDVGASTTIKIIERIEERVSRDKYVGVNELDKILRDEIAGLLLENPHAGTGNIDTSKKPYVIMVVGVNGVGKTTTIGKLAHQFKSEGKKVVLGAADTFRAAAVDQLTIWSERVGVPIVKQEMGSDPASVAFDTVQSAVAQNADVVIIDTAGRLHNKINLMNELSKIKRVMQKVIPDAPHEILLVLDGSTGQNAFEQAKQFTAATEVNALAVTKLDGTAKGGVVIGISDQFQIPVKYIGVGEKMQDLQLFNGTEFVDSFFKKR; from the coding sequence ATGAGTTGGTTTAAAAATATTTTCAAAAAAGAAGAAAAAGAAACCTTAGATAAAGGATTGGAAAAATCCAGTCAGGGATTCTTTGAAAAAATGACGAAGGCCGTTGTCGGTAAAAGCAAAGTAGATGACGAAGTTCTGGATGATCTTGAAGAAATACTGATTGCATCCGATGTAGGTGCTTCTACTACTATCAAAATCATAGAAAGAATTGAGGAACGTGTTTCTCGTGACAAATATGTTGGGGTAAACGAACTGGATAAAATTCTTCGTGATGAAATTGCAGGTCTTTTGCTTGAAAACCCTCACGCAGGAACAGGAAATATCGACACTTCCAAGAAGCCATATGTAATTATGGTAGTAGGGGTAAATGGAGTTGGAAAAACAACAACTATTGGGAAACTTGCTCACCAGTTCAAATCTGAGGGTAAAAAAGTAGTTTTAGGAGCTGCTGATACCTTTAGAGCTGCTGCCGTTGACCAACTTACCATTTGGAGTGAAAGAGTGGGCGTTCCTATTGTAAAACAGGAAATGGGCTCTGACCCGGCATCTGTAGCTTTTGATACAGTGCAAAGTGCTGTTGCACAAAATGCAGATGTTGTCATCATTGATACAGCGGGAAGACTTCATAATAAGATCAACCTGATGAATGAACTTTCCAAGATTAAGAGAGTAATGCAGAAAGTAATTCCTGATGCACCTCATGAGATCCTATTGGTTCTTGATGGTTCTACAGGACAGAATGCATTTGAACAAGCAAAGCAGTTTACAGCCGCTACTGAAGTAAACGCATTGGCAGTAACAAAATTGGACGGAACAGCAAAAGGAGGTGTTGTGATTGGTATTTCAGACCAATTCCAAATTCCGGTAAAATATATAGGTGTAGGCGAAAAAATGCAGGATCTACAACTTTTTAATGGTACGGAATTTGTAGACTCATTCTTCAAGAAAAGATGA
- a CDS encoding GlsB/YeaQ/YmgE family stress response membrane protein, which produces MGILTWIIFGLIAGAIAKLIMPGTQGGGWLITIILGIIGAFVGGFIGNFLGWGTVDSFDFRSLLLAIGGSLIVLWIYGMATKKS; this is translated from the coding sequence ATGGGAATTTTAACTTGGATCATATTTGGTCTTATTGCGGGAGCCATTGCTAAATTAATAATGCCTGGTACTCAAGGAGGCGGATGGCTAATAACAATTATCCTGGGAATTATAGGAGCTTTTGTTGGGGGATTTATAGGAAATTTTCTTGGCTGGGGAACAGTTGACAGTTTTGATTTCAGAAGTCTGCTACTTGCAATAGGAGGATCTCTGATCGTCCTCTGGATTTACGGAATGGCTACAAAGAAAAGCTAA
- the sppA gene encoding signal peptide peptidase SppA — MRSFFKNVLANIVAIVILCAVFFIFFIMLIVFSSMGSDKAVAVKKNSVLTINLKTNIIDSPTEEEMGLFGISSQNKSVLLYDALEAINKAKTDDNIKGISIEADELNAGLTQIDDLRNAIEDFKKSGKFVYAYGNGVSQSAYYLGSVAEKYYLHPAGGIELKGLATEVTFFKDFADKYGIGIEVIRHGKFKSAVEPFLRNDISPENKEQLSTLLNDLWKNTSDKMAASRKIDTLQFRTIVDSLYGMIPEQGLKYKLADKLIQKTEYEDLLKAKLSLTDKEKLNKISLASYINSYADEDKSGEKVAVLYASGSINNGDQYNDIHSEKYVKYIQKLQEDDKVKAVVLRINSPGGSANASDEILFELQQLKKKKPLVVSFGDYAASGGYYVAMAADKIYSEPNTLTGSIGVFGVLPYYKDIAAKNGIRADIVSTNANSMYYSGLNGVTPFGINMMTKSVEGTYKRFVHFVTQNRKKTFEEIDNVGGGRVWSGVRAKKIGLVDELGTLNDAVKFAAQKAGLKSDYQVESFPKKMSPFEQIFKDLNEEDVSARIIKSKIGKSNYEILQQITDKKLQSEVKMEMPYQIRINN, encoded by the coding sequence ATGAGAAGTTTCTTTAAAAATGTTTTGGCAAATATAGTTGCAATAGTTATACTTTGCGCTGTATTTTTCATCTTTTTCATTATGTTGATTGTGTTCAGTTCTATGGGAAGTGATAAGGCTGTTGCAGTGAAAAAGAACTCGGTTCTTACCATTAATTTAAAGACAAACATAATAGACAGCCCTACGGAAGAAGAAATGGGACTATTTGGTATCAGTAGCCAGAACAAGAGTGTTCTTCTATATGATGCATTGGAAGCTATTAATAAGGCTAAAACCGATGATAATATCAAAGGAATAAGTATTGAAGCTGATGAGCTGAATGCAGGGCTAACACAAATTGATGATCTTAGAAATGCCATTGAGGATTTCAAGAAAAGCGGGAAGTTTGTTTATGCTTATGGTAATGGCGTTTCTCAATCAGCTTATTACCTAGGATCTGTTGCTGAGAAATATTATCTGCATCCTGCAGGAGGAATAGAATTAAAAGGCCTTGCTACTGAAGTTACATTCTTTAAGGATTTTGCTGATAAATATGGAATCGGGATTGAGGTTATTCGCCATGGTAAATTTAAATCTGCGGTGGAACCTTTTTTAAGAAATGATATTTCTCCGGAAAATAAGGAACAGCTAAGTACTCTGTTAAATGACCTTTGGAAAAATACTTCCGATAAAATGGCTGCATCCAGAAAAATTGATACGCTTCAGTTCAGAACGATTGTTGATAGTCTATATGGAATGATTCCTGAACAAGGATTGAAATATAAGCTTGCTGATAAGCTTATTCAAAAGACAGAATATGAAGATTTGCTTAAAGCTAAATTAAGTTTAACAGATAAAGAAAAACTGAATAAGATCTCTTTGGCTAGTTATATTAATTCTTATGCTGATGAGGATAAGTCTGGTGAAAAGGTAGCGGTACTATATGCTTCAGGATCTATTAATAATGGGGATCAGTATAATGACATTCATTCCGAGAAATATGTAAAATACATTCAGAAACTTCAGGAAGATGATAAAGTGAAAGCGGTAGTTCTTAGAATCAATTCTCCGGGAGGAAGTGCCAATGCTTCAGATGAAATCTTATTTGAACTACAACAACTAAAAAAGAAAAAACCATTGGTGGTTTCATTTGGTGATTATGCTGCTTCAGGAGGGTATTATGTAGCAATGGCTGCAGATAAGATTTATTCTGAACCTAATACACTTACTGGTTCTATTGGGGTTTTCGGAGTCTTACCTTATTATAAGGATATTGCTGCCAAGAACGGGATTCGTGCAGATATTGTTTCTACTAATGCCAATTCTATGTATTATTCAGGCTTGAATGGAGTGACTCCATTTGGAATAAACATGATGACAAAAAGTGTAGAAGGTACTTATAAAAGATTTGTACATTTTGTTACTCAAAACAGAAAGAAAACTTTTGAGGAGATCGATAATGTAGGTGGCGGTAGAGTATGGAGTGGTGTTCGTGCCAAGAAAATAGGATTGGTGGATGAGTTGGGAACACTGAATGATGCTGTAAAGTTTGCAGCACAGAAAGCCGGATTAAAGTCAGATTATCAGGTTGAGTCTTTCCCTAAGAAAATGTCTCCTTTTGAGCAGATCTTTAAGGATCTGAATGAAGAGGATGTTTCGGCGAGAATCATCAAGAGCAAAATAGGAAAATCCAACTATGAGATTTTGCAGCAGATTACAGATAAAAAGCTACAGTCTGAGGTGAAAATGGAAATGCCTTACCAGATTAGAATTAACAACTAA
- the folK gene encoding 2-amino-4-hydroxy-6-hydroxymethyldihydropteridine diphosphokinase, with protein MSQQKVVLLLGSNLGEQKKNIELALQRISDAGNNISQTSEFLMSDPVEFVSSNIFCNIAAVIFTHLSPIQLLDCIKEIEIDMGRVNDSKVSGGYTDRVIDIDIIKYNELNFKSERLEIPHSKHLFERDFSRILLKDFI; from the coding sequence ATGTCGCAGCAAAAGGTAGTTTTGTTACTAGGAAGTAACCTTGGAGAGCAAAAAAAAAATATAGAGCTTGCATTACAGAGAATAAGTGATGCAGGAAATAACATTTCACAAACCAGCGAATTTTTAATGTCTGATCCTGTAGAGTTTGTTAGTTCCAATATTTTTTGTAATATTGCAGCTGTAATATTCACGCATCTTTCACCAATTCAACTTCTTGATTGTATTAAAGAAATTGAAATTGATATGGGGAGAGTTAATGATTCAAAAGTATCCGGAGGCTACACTGATAGAGTAATAGATATTGATATCATTAAGTATAATGAATTAAATTTTAAGTCAGAAAGATTAGAAATCCCTCATAGCAAACATCTTTTTGAAAGGGATTTTTCCAGAATATTATTAAAAGATTTTATTTAA
- a CDS encoding flagellar motor protein MotB, whose protein sequence is MKLGLLLLATTLPIAAFAQNSSTTVNSSTEYPNTFSSGSANVKPFDNKARRFRDWSISVGGGPAFMVHSDLKSLRKDKTNWGYNAYVSIDKQISHTFGLSLMYTRGETKQTGQLPGTAGQLAGVATATTQFDQIALMGDINFSNLLRRVDNHSPYRWAFHGYMGIGVQGFRTSLHDGNENRWSDNPRRIPLFIKQDLDINSIFYQGGLGVKYNVSKLIDVEARTMYIISGDDEFDGGGWAGPGEYDPASVSYNKLNARRSDNAWTVSLGVSFKLGKHLSHLAWHDPLQEAYYRTSVLENATTDLVVCEKGDADNDGVCDDWDRQLDTPAGARVDGAGVALDMDLDGVIDLYDKCVTVPGPVENNGCPIK, encoded by the coding sequence ATGAAATTAGGTTTATTATTATTGGCTACCACATTGCCAATTGCAGCTTTCGCACAGAATAGCAGTACTACAGTAAACTCTTCTACTGAGTATCCTAATACTTTTTCCTCAGGTTCCGCTAATGTAAAACCTTTCGACAACAAAGCCAGACGTTTCAGAGACTGGTCTATTTCAGTTGGTGGAGGTCCGGCATTTATGGTTCACTCTGATCTTAAATCTCTTCGCAAGGATAAGACCAACTGGGGTTATAATGCTTACGTAAGTATTGACAAGCAAATTTCACATACTTTTGGTTTAAGCTTAATGTATACAAGAGGAGAAACAAAGCAAACAGGACAACTTCCTGGTACAGCCGGTCAACTTGCCGGAGTAGCCACTGCAACAACTCAATTTGACCAAATTGCTCTAATGGGAGATATTAATTTCTCTAATCTATTAAGAAGAGTTGATAATCATTCTCCTTATAGATGGGCTTTCCATGGATATATGGGAATTGGGGTTCAAGGATTCAGAACGTCATTACATGATGGTAATGAAAACAGATGGAGTGATAACCCGAGAAGAATCCCATTATTTATTAAACAAGACCTAGACATCAACTCTATATTCTATCAGGGAGGTTTAGGTGTAAAGTATAATGTTTCAAAACTTATTGACGTTGAAGCAAGAACCATGTACATTATTAGTGGTGATGATGAATTTGATGGTGGTGGATGGGCTGGTCCTGGTGAATACGATCCAGCTTCAGTAAGTTATAATAAACTTAACGCCAGAAGATCTGACAATGCATGGACAGTAAGCTTAGGGGTATCTTTCAAATTAGGAAAACACCTATCCCACTTAGCATGGCATGATCCTCTTCAGGAAGCATACTACAGAACTAGCGTTTTAGAAAATGCAACTACAGATCTTGTAGTTTGTGAAAAAGGAGATGCAGATAATGACGGTGTATGTGATGATTGGGACAGACAACTTGACACTCCTGCTGGAGCGAGAGTAGATGGTGCGGGTGTTGCCCTTGATATGGATCTTGACGGAGTTATTGATCTTTATGATAAGTGTGTAACGGTTCCTGGACCTGTTGAAAACAACGGATGCCCAATTAAATAA
- a CDS encoding OmpA family protein has product MKLSLATAVLALTMPAISYAQDSAVTMNEKYPNTFSSGSANVSPFTQQSKRFNDWSISVGAGVPLMQSADLTSIKNGNGKNLFGYSAYVSIDKAITHAFGINLQYDRGETRQGWFNTKDAAPDATAIGARTQYDAISILGDINFSNLLRRVDNHSPYRWALHGYAGIGTIAYRAYQKDSKGQNLMTEIKPFQLGSMFMQTGAGLKFKVNRRIDIEGRLMYVVTGDDEFDGGGDKYSAVNRREEQVSDNFFNATLGLSFKLGKHESHLMWHDPLQEIYYKLDVLANKKQDVEVCKKGDGDNDGVCDDWDRQLDTPAGARVDGAGVALDTDLDGVIDLYDKCVTVPGPVENNGCPVKKDNKETAVEVEKTLKDIYFNFNKATIRPESNPKLDLAASIIKENGGNYLLTGHTDIKGNAAYNLRLSKERAAAVVGALETRGVNDNVLKSRGVGSAEATIPASASDAERLADRKVTVRFIESSEWNSIQKKDYEDAPVKKATKKAPAKKKKK; this is encoded by the coding sequence ATGAAATTAAGTTTAGCAACTGCTGTACTGGCTTTGACGATGCCTGCTATCAGCTATGCACAAGACTCTGCAGTAACTATGAATGAGAAGTATCCCAATACTTTTTCTTCTGGTTCTGCAAATGTTTCCCCTTTCACTCAACAATCAAAAAGATTTAATGACTGGTCTATTTCAGTTGGAGCAGGTGTTCCACTGATGCAGTCAGCAGATTTAACTTCCATCAAGAATGGTAACGGTAAAAACCTTTTCGGGTACTCTGCTTATGTAAGTATTGATAAGGCAATTACTCACGCTTTTGGAATTAACTTACAGTATGACAGAGGTGAAACCAGACAAGGATGGTTCAATACCAAGGATGCTGCTCCTGATGCTACTGCGATAGGCGCAAGAACTCAGTATGATGCAATCTCAATCTTGGGAGATATTAACTTCTCTAACCTTTTGAGAAGAGTTGATAACCATTCTCCTTACAGATGGGCTCTTCACGGATATGCAGGTATTGGTACCATTGCCTACAGAGCTTACCAGAAAGACAGCAAGGGACAAAATCTAATGACCGAAATCAAACCGTTCCAACTTGGATCCATGTTTATGCAAACAGGTGCCGGTTTGAAGTTTAAGGTAAACAGAAGAATCGACATTGAAGGTAGATTAATGTACGTGGTTACCGGCGATGATGAATTTGACGGTGGTGGTGACAAATACAGTGCTGTCAACAGACGTGAGGAGCAGGTTTCTGATAATTTCTTCAATGCAACCCTAGGTCTTTCTTTCAAATTAGGAAAACATGAATCTCACCTAATGTGGCATGATCCACTTCAGGAAATTTATTACAAGCTTGATGTATTGGCGAATAAAAAGCAAGACGTTGAAGTATGTAAGAAAGGAGATGGTGATAATGACGGAGTATGTGATGACTGGGACAGACAGCTTGACACTCCTGCTGGAGCAAGAGTAGATGGTGCGGGTGTTGCTCTTGACACTGACCTTGATGGTGTAATTGACCTTTACGACAAGTGTGTAACGGTTCCTGGACCTGTTGAAAACAATGGATGCCCGGTAAAAAAAGACAATAAAGAGACTGCAGTAGAAGTAGAAAAAACACTTAAGGATATCTACTTTAACTTTAATAAAGCAACAATAAGACCTGAATCTAATCCTAAACTTGATTTAGCAGCTTCAATTATTAAAGAAAACGGAGGTAATTATCTATTAACAGGACATACCGATATTAAAGGTAATGCAGCATACAACCTAAGATTATCTAAAGAAAGAGCTGCTGCTGTAGTTGGAGCTTTAGAAACCAGAGGAGTAAATGATAATGTTCTAAAATCTAGAGGTGTAGGTTCTGCAGAAGCAACGATCCCTGCCTCAGCTTCAGATGCTGAAAGATTAGCTGACAGAAAAGTTACAGTAAGATTTATAGAAAGTTCTGAATGGAATTCTATTCAAAAGAAAGATTATGAAGATGCTCCTGTAAAAAAAGCTACTAAAAAAGCACCTGCTAAAAAAAAGAAAAAGTAA
- a CDS encoding OmpA family protein, with the protein MKLSLAIVTLALAIPTASYAQQDSTAVSNGKYPNTFSSGSANVSPFTNQSKRFNDWSISAGVGVPLMQSADLTSIKNGNGKNLFGYSAYVSIDKAITHAFGINLQYDRGETRQGWFNTKDAAPDATAIGARTQYDAISILGDINFSNLLRRVDNHSPYRWALHGYAGIGTIAYRAYQKDSKGQNLMTEIKPFQLGSMFMQTGAGLKFKVNRRIDIEGRLMYVVTGDDEFDGGGDKYSAVNRREEQVSDNFFNATLGLSLKLGKHESHLMWHDPLQEIYYKLDVLANKNQDIEVCKKGDADNDGVCDDWDRQLDTPAGARVDGAGVALDTDLDGVIDLYDKCVTVPGPVENNGCPTTTTGPVVETETKLEGIEFDLNSDRILPSNTPILNNAVNYINSSNGSYSVIGATDTRGTDAYNKKLSERRANNVKSYLIKNGVQSGKLNAVGKGEKDLKYPECEPATKCPEWKNRANRRVYFEAK; encoded by the coding sequence ATGAAATTAAGTTTAGCAATTGTTACCCTAGCATTGGCCATTCCTACCGCCAGCTATGCGCAACAAGACTCAACGGCAGTTTCAAATGGAAAGTACCCAAATACTTTTTCTTCCGGGTCTGCTAATGTTTCCCCTTTCACCAATCAATCAAAAAGGTTTAATGACTGGTCAATCTCAGCTGGGGTTGGAGTTCCACTGATGCAGTCAGCAGATTTAACTTCCATCAAGAATGGTAACGGTAAAAACCTTTTCGGATACTCTGCTTATGTAAGTATTGATAAGGCAATTACTCATGCTTTTGGAATTAACTTACAGTATGACAGAGGTGAAACTAGACAAGGATGGTTCAATACCAAGGATGCTGCTCCTGATGCTACTGCGATAGGCGCAAGAACTCAGTATGATGCAATCTCAATCTTGGGAGATATTAACTTCTCTAACCTTTTGAGGAGAGTTGACAATCATTCTCCTTACAGATGGGCTCTTCACGGATATGCAGGTATTGGTACCATTGCCTACAGAGCTTACCAGAAAGACAGCAAGGGACAAAATCTAATGACCGAAATCAAACCGTTCCAACTTGGATCCATGTTTATGCAAACAGGTGCCGGTTTGAAGTTTAAGGTAAACAGAAGAATCGACATTGAAGGTAGATTAATGTACGTGGTTACCGGCGATGATGAATTTGATGGTGGTGGTGACAAATACAGTGCTGTCAACAGACGTGAGGAGCAGGTTTCTGATAACTTCTTCAATGCAACCCTAGGTCTTTCTTTAAAACTAGGTAAACATGAGTCTCACCTAATGTGGCATGATCCGCTTCAGGAAATTTATTACAAGCTTGATGTATTGGCAAATAAAAATCAAGACATTGAAGTATGTAAGAAAGGTGATGCTGATAATGACGGAGTATGTGATGACTGGGACAGACAGCTTGACACTCCTGCTGGAGCAAGAGTAGATGGTGCAGGGGTTGCCCTTGACACTGACCTTGATGGTGTAATTGACCTTTACGACAAGTGTGTAACGGTTCCTGGACCTGTTGAAAACAACGGATGTCCTACAACCACTACCGGACCTGTAGTAGAAACAGAAACTAAATTAGAAGGAATTGAATTTGATTTAAATTCTGACAGAATTTTACCTTCAAATACTCCTATTCTAAACAATGCTGTAAATTATATCAATTCTTCAAATGGTTCTTATAGTGTAATAGGTGCAACTGATACAAGAGGTACTGATGCTTACAACAAAAAACTATCTGAAAGAAGAGCAAACAACGTTAAGAGCTATTTGATCAAAAACGGAGTTCAATCTGGTAAACTAAACGCAGTAGGTAAAGGTGAAAAAGACCTTAAATACCCTGAGTGTGAACCAGCAACTAAGTGTCCTGAGTGGAAAAACAGAGCAAACAGAAGAGTATACTTCGAAGCTAAATAA
- a CDS encoding RecQ family ATP-dependent DNA helicase — translation MISSQDFQKLKYDTLKYFWGYTGFRDSQEEIINAVINEKDTLVLLPTGAGKSLCYQLPALLKEGTCLVISPLLALMKDQVNQLKFRGIEAEYLSSELDEYDAETIYNRCKEGLTKLLYVSPERLTNTQFLQNMEEIELSFIAVDEAHCISEWGQDFRPSYQNIKGFRSNNPEIPCLALTATATPKVLKEIKNKLELRNPAVFQKSFKRDNIKIFTEEVSDKFQRVLDILKYNNDSGIVYVRTRKEAELLAEFLKKNHLKNVDYFHAGLTTKEKNSKQNTWNNSDNQVLISTNAFGMGIDKDNVRFVLHCSPAPSLENFYQEIGRSGRDGKESFAFMLWNKQELLNFDQILKNQIPNKAEFLKIISYLYSIFQVAEFELPEKTFQLNTVGIQNFTRLSKAKINNVLNFLHNQEIIYYNANKSLSSLELFIKADEIDQLPQKDAYFLELLFRTMSGITTHKVLFSEQQVSNKIGVSVPLIKERLKELQQKNYLEYIDGALSSIKFLKPRDERVIHNAYWKLFEHIQRNKIQKWEEMKFYVEDNDYCKMKLILAYFGEKNSKNCGHCSVCEKNKQSIFGKNISQQIINLLAKKSSTIEELSVQLSYHSKESILESLIFLLDSGKVRMLNFRTYALNQG, via the coding sequence ATGATTTCTTCGCAGGATTTTCAAAAGCTAAAATATGATACTCTTAAGTATTTCTGGGGCTATACTGGTTTCAGAGATTCTCAGGAGGAGATTATCAATGCTGTTATTAATGAAAAAGATACACTGGTACTTCTTCCTACAGGTGCCGGAAAATCATTATGTTATCAACTTCCGGCTTTACTTAAAGAAGGAACCTGTCTGGTTATTTCCCCTTTGCTTGCATTAATGAAAGATCAGGTGAATCAGCTTAAATTCAGAGGAATAGAAGCAGAATATTTATCTTCAGAACTTGACGAATATGATGCAGAAACCATTTATAACCGTTGCAAAGAAGGACTCACAAAGCTTCTTTATGTTTCTCCTGAAAGATTAACCAATACTCAGTTTCTTCAAAATATGGAGGAAATTGAATTATCATTTATTGCAGTAGATGAAGCCCACTGTATCTCAGAATGGGGACAGGATTTTCGTCCAAGCTATCAAAATATTAAAGGATTTAGAAGCAATAATCCAGAAATTCCTTGTTTAGCTCTAACAGCCACCGCAACACCAAAGGTTCTGAAAGAAATTAAAAACAAACTTGAACTTAGAAATCCGGCTGTCTTTCAAAAAAGTTTTAAAAGAGATAATATCAAAATCTTTACAGAAGAGGTTTCTGATAAATTTCAACGCGTACTTGATATTTTAAAGTATAATAACGATTCCGGAATTGTATATGTAAGAACGAGAAAAGAGGCTGAGCTTTTAGCCGAATTTCTGAAAAAAAACCACCTGAAGAATGTAGACTATTTTCATGCGGGTTTAACAACAAAGGAAAAAAATTCAAAGCAAAATACCTGGAACAATAGTGACAATCAAGTCCTAATTTCTACCAATGCCTTTGGAATGGGTATTGACAAGGATAATGTACGATTTGTTCTTCATTGCTCTCCAGCCCCATCACTGGAAAATTTTTATCAGGAAATTGGAAGGTCAGGACGAGATGGAAAAGAAAGTTTTGCTTTCATGCTTTGGAATAAACAAGAGCTTCTGAATTTTGATCAGATCTTAAAAAATCAAATTCCCAATAAGGCAGAATTTTTGAAGATCATCAGCTACCTCTACTCTATTTTTCAGGTTGCAGAATTTGAATTACCGGAAAAAACATTTCAGCTGAATACAGTCGGAATACAAAACTTCACAAGATTATCCAAAGCAAAGATCAACAATGTTCTCAACTTCCTGCACAATCAGGAAATCATTTATTATAATGCTAACAAAAGCCTGTCATCCTTAGAGCTTTTCATCAAGGCGGATGAAATAGATCAATTGCCACAAAAAGACGCTTATTTCTTGGAGCTTCTTTTCCGTACGATGTCCGGAATTACAACCCACAAAGTATTGTTCAGTGAACAGCAGGTAAGTAATAAAATTGGAGTTAGCGTCCCGTTAATCAAAGAACGTTTGAAAGAGCTTCAGCAAAAAAATTATCTGGAATATATAGACGGAGCCTTATCCAGTATAAAGTTTTTAAAACCTCGAGATGAAAGGGTTATTCATAATGCCTATTGGAAACTTTTTGAACATATTCAAAGAAATAAGATCCAAAAATGGGAAGAAATGAAGTTTTATGTGGAAGACAATGATTATTGTAAAATGAAACTCATCCTTGCTTATTTTGGTGAAAAAAATTCAAAGAACTGCGGGCATTGTTCTGTCTGTGAAAAAAATAAGCAGTCTATTTTCGGGAAAAATATCTCTCAGCAGATCATCAATCTATTAGCCAAGAAATCTTCAACGATAGAAGAGCTTTCTGTACAGCTAAGCTACCATTCCAAAGAAAGTATTTTGGAAAGCCTGATCTTTTTACTAGATTCCGGAAAGGTAAGAATGCTGAATTTCAGAACATATGCACTGAATCAAGGGTAA